Proteins encoded in a region of the Pelmatolapia mariae isolate MD_Pm_ZW linkage group LG16_19, Pm_UMD_F_2, whole genome shotgun sequence genome:
- the chaf1b gene encoding chromatin assembly factor 1 subunit B — MKVVTCEIAWHNKEPVYSLDFQHSSDGRIHRLATAGVDTTVRLWRVDAGPDGKAVVEFLSNLARHTKAVNVVRFSPNGELLASGGDDALILLWKLNDSKEPEQTSVFQEDEDAQLNKESWTVVKTLRGHIEDVYDICWTRDGNFMVSGSVDNTAIMWDINKGQKLSILNDHKSYVQGVTWDPQGQYIATLSCDRVLRVYSTHTKKKAFSISKMSSGPLAEGEVKQYRMFHDDSMRSFFRRLSFTPDGSFLLAPAGCVEIGENIMNTTYIFSRKGLKRPIAHLPCPSKATLAVRCCPVYFELRTKKGEDGTVQALPNVFQLPYRMVFAVASEDSILLYDTQQTLPFGLVSNIHYHTLSDLTWSRDGSFLAVSSTDGYCSFLSFSPGELGTPLKEPPTLEVFVPSSGVEKKGKKASLAKGSSPISQPSPSAPPATSQANQGKDAPSLTSPEEKKSTPRANSKPQPRRITLNTLEGWGKPTTPKATASAAPQSSKSGSTSAPSTPQQRVTPLSPSTPKVLNRANTPGPATPKSAATSKGPTPRRVSLTPLAPRSPAVGSRFSPLSSTEKAKHDRPSPPTDPVCQPPESKRPKTTQEKTSVNQE, encoded by the exons ATGAAGGTGGTAACGTGTGAGATAGCATGGCACAACAAGGAGCCAGTGTACAGTCTGGACTTTCAGCACAGCTCAGATGGACGCATTCATCGACTGGCCACAGCTGGAGTGGACACCACAGTCAGG CTGTGGCGGGTGGATGCTGGTCCAGACGGGAAGGCGGTGGTAGAGTTTCTGTCTAATCTGGCTAGACATACAAAAGCTGTCAATGTAGTGCGCTTTAGCCCTAACGGAGAGCTGCTTGCTTCAGGAGGAGATG ATGCATTAATTCTGCTGTGGAAGCTCAACGACTCCAAGGAGCCCGAGCAGACCTCTGTGTTTCAGGAGGATGAGGATGCTCAGCTAAACAAGGAGAGCTGGACTGTGGTCAAAACGCTTAG AGGGCACATAGAGGATGTGTATGACATCTGCTGGACACGTGATGGAAACTTCATGGTGTCTGGATCTGTTGATAACACGGCTATCATGTGGGACATCAATAAAG gaCAGAAGCTTTCTATCTTGAATGACCACAAGAGCTACGTGCAGGGGGTTACCTGGGATCCCCAGGGACAATATATTGCCACTCTCAGCTGTGATAG AGTGCTTCGTGTGTACAGCACTCACACCAAGAAGAAGGCCTTCAGTATCAGTAAAATGAGCTCTGGGCCGCTTGCAGAAGGAGAG GTGAAGCAGTACAGGATGTTCCACGATGACAGCATGAGGTCTTTCTTTCGCCGTCTCTCATTCACACCAGACGGGTCATTCCTGCTTGCTCCcg CTGGATGCGTGGAGATAGGAGAAAACATCATGAATACCACCTACATCTTTTCCAGGAAGGGTCTAAAGAG gcCTATTGCTCACTTGCCGTGCCCATCTAAGGCTACACTGGCTGTGCGCTGCTGCCCTGTCTACTTTGAATTGAGGACAAAAAAAGGAGAAG ACGGTACTGTCCAGGCTCTTCCCAACGTATTCCAGCTGCCGTACCGTATGGTGTTTGCCGTGGCCTCTGAGGATTCAATCCTGTTGTATGACACGCAGCAGACACTTCCATTTGGCCTTGTGTCCAACATCCACTACCACACACTCAGTGATCTCACATG GTCCCGTGATGGCTCCTTCCTGGCTGTGTCCTCCACAGACGGTTACTGCTCCTTCCTGTCATTCTCTCCTGGGGAGCTGGGCACTCCACTGAAAGAGCCGCCCACCCTGGAGGTCTTTGTCCCAAGCAGTGGTGTTGAGAAAAAAGGCAAGAAGGCATCATTGGCCAAAGGCTCATCTCCTATATCCCAGCCGTCACCCTCGGCCCCACCTGCGACATCCCAAGCTAACCAGGGAAAAGACGCCCCCTCTCTAACCTCcccagaggagaagaagagcacCCCTCGTGCCAACTCCAAACCTCAGCCCCGCAGGATCACCCTCAACACCCTTGAGGGATGGGGAAAGCCCACTACTCCTAAAGCCACGGCCTCTGCAGCACCTCAGTCCTCAAAATCTGGAAGCACAAGCGCTCCTTCCACTCCCCAACAACGCGTAACCCCCCTCTCTCCATCCACACCAAAAGTCCTCAACAGAGCCAATACTCCTGGGCCCGCAACACCTAAGAGTGCTGCCACATCAAAAGGGCCCACTCCAAG GAGAGTATCTTTGACTCCCCTTGCACCCCGGTCTCCAGCTGTTGGCTCACGTTTCAGCCCTCTCTCCTCCACGGAAAAGGCCAAACACG ATCGTCCTTCTCCTCCCACTGATCCAGTGTGCCAGCCTCCAGAATCTAAACGACCCAAGACCACCCAAGAAAAGACCAGCGTCAACCAGGAGTAG
- the morc3a gene encoding MORC family CW-type zinc finger protein 3a isoform X1, with the protein MATQMDHGVPLSTLSPKFLHSNSTSHTWPFSAIAELIDNAYDPDVSAKQFWIDKTVVKGEECLSFMDNGNGLDNKTMHKMLSFGYSDKVPLNGKDPIGIYGNGFKSGSMRLGKDAIVFSKSKRSLCVGMLSQTYLEKIGADQIIVPIVSFEESDSKNFCVREDQKSSLQAILQYSPFSTQEELLSEIRAISLPGSTSKTGTRIIIWNLRRTSTGTTEFDFEKDRYDIRIPSEVYSAENDTNQRPDKITSHIPESMYSLRAFSSILYLKPRMQIILRGQKVKSELIAKSLAWIRKDHYKPNFLPRRIPITFGYNTKSKDQCGIMMYHKNRLIKAYERVGCQLKANNNGVGVIGVIECNFLDPTHNKQSFMENDKYRKTMNNLGIKLEEYWKEIRYRKTKENPNSTTLPEDIKKRPDQNWVQCDSCLQWRKLPDGIDISKLPDKWFCQKNPDPQFRSCQVPEEPEDSDDDQPSYRKTYKQQEREEKKQEKERQKIVHQSPSTPTTLRSCSLQEGATRPESSPLMSSTISQAAYSPSRNDGFPVITSVCSLSAGSLSKGALSTPRVKRKLPVTPQNTPKRSRINGFHRSTSETAPSVDVTPLSSPSVNVDSNNDDTDDEIVILETASTPKPKQNLYDLNKVKKEEEQSDNNVSMLLECSDDAAVDVPSDTNAAGTSSAGSAAVETSSSPAPLPQLSSATTQTEAPMVKQEGEDQKQDDINKGGKEQTSNMDNCNVQQRKFKQESSGDGQSEHQGQQTLQNGVNHDLEREGSPRPSCSNIGDNEYSPLTYPNISEVQQQQDQLLELMQETAQERDSLKEQVQKLTSQVKDLEKKLKEMAPVSVKKECCHQASQTEETGGQKDYKSLFEKAKQKVSELIKDKEALIAASDTKANLSADKNVENDDEIALQVDALVRKLDQRTKETEELRSRLDLVEEHKANLAAQCEELQLRLEHQREKAQSLPTTSESSIQTHPEEEGGAAVSGTHSNSDASRSLVELRQNVGRLLLSHVPALDLAQVNFECNVIDEILDQFLSNNNSDTTNE; encoded by the exons CTTTCGCCCAAGTTTCTTCACAGCAACTCCACCAGCCACACCTGGCCCTTCAGCGCTATAGCTGAACTGATTG ACAATGCCTACGACCCAGACGTCAGTGCCAAACAGTTCTGGATTGATAAAACTGTGGTCAAAGGAGAAGAATGCCTCAGCTTCATGGATAATGGAAATGGGCTGGACAATAAAACAATGCATAAGATGCTCAG CTTCGGATACAGTGACAAGGTGCCCCTGAACGGTAAAGATCCAATTGGAATCTATGGCAATGGCTTCAAGTCTGGCTCCATGCGTCTTGGCAAAGATGCTATTGTCTTCTCCAAGTCGAAGAGGAGCTTATGCGTGGGGATGCTCTCCCAGACCTACCTGGAAAAGATTGGTGCAGATCAAATAATTGTACCTATTGTTTCCTTTGAAGAGAGCGACTCAAAGAACT TCTGTGTAAGAGAGGACCAGAAATCCAGTCTGCAGGCCATTCTGCAGTATTCCCCTTTCAGCACACAAGAAGAGCTACTCTCAGAGATTCGTGCAATTAGTTTGCCGGGATCCACGTCGAAAACTGGCACACGGATCATCATCTGGAACCTCCGCAG gacATCTACTGGAACAACAGAATTTGATTTTGAGAAGGATCGGTACGACATCCGAATTCCATCTGAGGTTTACAGTGCAGAGAATGACACTAATCAGCGTCCAGACAAGATCACGTCACACATCCCTGAGAGCATGTACTCGCTTCGG GCATTTTCCAGCATTCTGTACCTGAAGCCTCGAATGCAGATCATACTTCGGGGTCAAAAGGTGAAGTCTGAGCTCATCGCCAAGAGCCTGGCCTGGATCAGAAAGGATCACTATAAGCCTAATTTCCTG CCCCGCAGAATTCCTATTACTTTTGGGTATAACACCAAAAGTAAAGACCAGTGTGGCATAATGATGTATCACAAGAACCGGCTCATTAAAGCTTACGAACGTGTCGGCTGTCAGCTTAAG GCCAACAACAATGGTGTTGGAGTCATTGGGGTCATAGAATGTAACTTTTTGGATCCCACTCACAACAAACAGAGTTTTATGGAGAATGACAAGTACAG GAAAACCATGAATAATTTGGGGATTAAATTGGAGGAGTACTGGAAAGAGATACGCTACAGAAAGACGAAAGAAAATCCAAATAGCACCACACTACCAGAAGATATCAA GAAGCGACCAGATCAAAACTGGGTGCAGTGTGATAGCTGTCTGCAGTGGCGTAAACTTCCTGATGGCATTGACATCAGCAAGCTGCCAGATAAATGGTTCTGCCAAAAGAACCCTGATCCTCAGTTCAG GAGCTGCCAGGTACCCGAGGAACCAGAAGACTCTGATGATGACCAGCCTTCGTATCGCAAGACCTACAAACAGCA ggagagagaggaaaagaaacaggaaaaggaaAGACAGAAG ATTGTCCACCAATCCCCTTCCACTCCCACTACTTTGAGGAGCTGTTCATTACAAGAGGGTGCTACAAGGCCTGAATCCTCACCGCTGATGTCTTCCACCATTTCTCAAGCTG CCTACAGCCCTTCTCGTAATGATGGTTTTCCAGTTATTACTAGCGTATGCTCATTGTCAGCAGGCTCACTATCAAAAGGTGCATTGTCAACCCCGAG AGTAAAAAGGAAACTGCCTGTTACTCCACAGAACACACCAAAAAGATCTCGGATAAATGGCTTCCATAGGAGCACCTCGGAAACAGCCCCATCAGTAGATGTGACCCCACTGAGCTCCCCTTCTGTGAATGTCGATAGTAATAATGATGATACCGACGATGAAATTGTCATCTTGGAGACTGCTAGTACCCCCAAGCCAAAACAGAACCTCTACGATTTAAATAAAgtgaagaaagaggaagagcaAAGTGACAATAATGTCAGCATGCTGTTGGAGTGTAGCGATGATGCTGCTGTGGATGTCCCCTCAGACACGAATGCTGCAGGAACAAGCTCTGCAGGGTCTGCAGCTGTGGAAACCAGTTCCTCCCCAGCGCCCCTTCCACAGCTGTCAAGCGCCACAACCCAGACAGAAGCACCGATGGTGAAGCAAGAAGGCGAGGACCAAAAGCAAGATGATATTAATAAGGGTGGTAAAGAACAGACTTCGAATATGGATAACTGCAACGTTCAGCAAAGAAAATTTAAGCAGGAGAGCAGTGGAGACGGTCAGAGTGAACATCAGGGACAGCAGACCTTGCAGAATGGAGTGAACCATGATCTAGAAAGGGAAGGAAGTCCTAGACCTTCCTGTTCAAATATCGGTGACAACGAATATAGTCCACTTACCTACCCCAATATCTCTGAGGTACAGCAACAACAAGACCAGCTGCTTGAGCTCATGCAGGAGACCGCTCAGGAGAGAGACTCTTTAAAAGAacaggtccagaaacttacctcACAAGTGAAAGACCTGGAGAAAAAACTGAAGGAGATGGCACCGGTCAGCGTGAAGAAGGAGTGTTGTCACCAAGCCAGCCAGACAGAAGAAACAGGAGGGCAGAAGGACTACAAAAGTCTGTTCGAGAAGGCCAAACAGAAAGTCAGTGAACTGATTAAAGACAAGGAGGCTTTAATAGCAGCATCTGATACCAAGGCCAATCTGAGTGCTGacaaaaatgtggaaaatgatGATGAGATTGCGCTGCAAGTTGACGCTCTAGTCCGGAAACTGGATCAAAGAACGAAGGAGACAGAAGAGCTGCGCTCACGG CTGGACCTTGTGGAGGAGCACAAGGCAAACCTGGCAGCCCAGTGCGAAGAGCTCCAGTTAAGGTTAGAGCACCAaagggaaaaagcacagagtcTTCCAACAACCAGTGAATCTTCAATTCAGACACATCcagaggaggaaggaggggcAGCTGTTTCTGGCACACATTCAAACTCAGATGCATCCAGAAG TTTGGTAGAGCTTCGGCAGAACGTCGGGCGCCTTCTTCTCTCCCACGTGCCTGCGCTGGACCTGGCACAAGTGAATTTCGAGTGCAATGTAATTGATGAGATCCTAGACCAGTTTCTCTCTAATAATAATTCTGACAcaacaaatgaataa
- the morc3a gene encoding MORC family CW-type zinc finger protein 3a isoform X2, whose product MDNGNGLDNKTMHKMLSFGYSDKVPLNGKDPIGIYGNGFKSGSMRLGKDAIVFSKSKRSLCVGMLSQTYLEKIGADQIIVPIVSFEESDSKNFCVREDQKSSLQAILQYSPFSTQEELLSEIRAISLPGSTSKTGTRIIIWNLRRTSTGTTEFDFEKDRYDIRIPSEVYSAENDTNQRPDKITSHIPESMYSLRAFSSILYLKPRMQIILRGQKVKSELIAKSLAWIRKDHYKPNFLPRRIPITFGYNTKSKDQCGIMMYHKNRLIKAYERVGCQLKANNNGVGVIGVIECNFLDPTHNKQSFMENDKYRKTMNNLGIKLEEYWKEIRYRKTKENPNSTTLPEDIKKRPDQNWVQCDSCLQWRKLPDGIDISKLPDKWFCQKNPDPQFRSCQVPEEPEDSDDDQPSYRKTYKQQEREEKKQEKERQKIVHQSPSTPTTLRSCSLQEGATRPESSPLMSSTISQAAYSPSRNDGFPVITSVCSLSAGSLSKGALSTPRVKRKLPVTPQNTPKRSRINGFHRSTSETAPSVDVTPLSSPSVNVDSNNDDTDDEIVILETASTPKPKQNLYDLNKVKKEEEQSDNNVSMLLECSDDAAVDVPSDTNAAGTSSAGSAAVETSSSPAPLPQLSSATTQTEAPMVKQEGEDQKQDDINKGGKEQTSNMDNCNVQQRKFKQESSGDGQSEHQGQQTLQNGVNHDLEREGSPRPSCSNIGDNEYSPLTYPNISEVQQQQDQLLELMQETAQERDSLKEQVQKLTSQVKDLEKKLKEMAPVSVKKECCHQASQTEETGGQKDYKSLFEKAKQKVSELIKDKEALIAASDTKANLSADKNVENDDEIALQVDALVRKLDQRTKETEELRSRLDLVEEHKANLAAQCEELQLRLEHQREKAQSLPTTSESSIQTHPEEEGGAAVSGTHSNSDASRSLVELRQNVGRLLLSHVPALDLAQVNFECNVIDEILDQFLSNNNSDTTNE is encoded by the exons ATGGATAATGGAAATGGGCTGGACAATAAAACAATGCATAAGATGCTCAG CTTCGGATACAGTGACAAGGTGCCCCTGAACGGTAAAGATCCAATTGGAATCTATGGCAATGGCTTCAAGTCTGGCTCCATGCGTCTTGGCAAAGATGCTATTGTCTTCTCCAAGTCGAAGAGGAGCTTATGCGTGGGGATGCTCTCCCAGACCTACCTGGAAAAGATTGGTGCAGATCAAATAATTGTACCTATTGTTTCCTTTGAAGAGAGCGACTCAAAGAACT TCTGTGTAAGAGAGGACCAGAAATCCAGTCTGCAGGCCATTCTGCAGTATTCCCCTTTCAGCACACAAGAAGAGCTACTCTCAGAGATTCGTGCAATTAGTTTGCCGGGATCCACGTCGAAAACTGGCACACGGATCATCATCTGGAACCTCCGCAG gacATCTACTGGAACAACAGAATTTGATTTTGAGAAGGATCGGTACGACATCCGAATTCCATCTGAGGTTTACAGTGCAGAGAATGACACTAATCAGCGTCCAGACAAGATCACGTCACACATCCCTGAGAGCATGTACTCGCTTCGG GCATTTTCCAGCATTCTGTACCTGAAGCCTCGAATGCAGATCATACTTCGGGGTCAAAAGGTGAAGTCTGAGCTCATCGCCAAGAGCCTGGCCTGGATCAGAAAGGATCACTATAAGCCTAATTTCCTG CCCCGCAGAATTCCTATTACTTTTGGGTATAACACCAAAAGTAAAGACCAGTGTGGCATAATGATGTATCACAAGAACCGGCTCATTAAAGCTTACGAACGTGTCGGCTGTCAGCTTAAG GCCAACAACAATGGTGTTGGAGTCATTGGGGTCATAGAATGTAACTTTTTGGATCCCACTCACAACAAACAGAGTTTTATGGAGAATGACAAGTACAG GAAAACCATGAATAATTTGGGGATTAAATTGGAGGAGTACTGGAAAGAGATACGCTACAGAAAGACGAAAGAAAATCCAAATAGCACCACACTACCAGAAGATATCAA GAAGCGACCAGATCAAAACTGGGTGCAGTGTGATAGCTGTCTGCAGTGGCGTAAACTTCCTGATGGCATTGACATCAGCAAGCTGCCAGATAAATGGTTCTGCCAAAAGAACCCTGATCCTCAGTTCAG GAGCTGCCAGGTACCCGAGGAACCAGAAGACTCTGATGATGACCAGCCTTCGTATCGCAAGACCTACAAACAGCA ggagagagaggaaaagaaacaggaaaaggaaAGACAGAAG ATTGTCCACCAATCCCCTTCCACTCCCACTACTTTGAGGAGCTGTTCATTACAAGAGGGTGCTACAAGGCCTGAATCCTCACCGCTGATGTCTTCCACCATTTCTCAAGCTG CCTACAGCCCTTCTCGTAATGATGGTTTTCCAGTTATTACTAGCGTATGCTCATTGTCAGCAGGCTCACTATCAAAAGGTGCATTGTCAACCCCGAG AGTAAAAAGGAAACTGCCTGTTACTCCACAGAACACACCAAAAAGATCTCGGATAAATGGCTTCCATAGGAGCACCTCGGAAACAGCCCCATCAGTAGATGTGACCCCACTGAGCTCCCCTTCTGTGAATGTCGATAGTAATAATGATGATACCGACGATGAAATTGTCATCTTGGAGACTGCTAGTACCCCCAAGCCAAAACAGAACCTCTACGATTTAAATAAAgtgaagaaagaggaagagcaAAGTGACAATAATGTCAGCATGCTGTTGGAGTGTAGCGATGATGCTGCTGTGGATGTCCCCTCAGACACGAATGCTGCAGGAACAAGCTCTGCAGGGTCTGCAGCTGTGGAAACCAGTTCCTCCCCAGCGCCCCTTCCACAGCTGTCAAGCGCCACAACCCAGACAGAAGCACCGATGGTGAAGCAAGAAGGCGAGGACCAAAAGCAAGATGATATTAATAAGGGTGGTAAAGAACAGACTTCGAATATGGATAACTGCAACGTTCAGCAAAGAAAATTTAAGCAGGAGAGCAGTGGAGACGGTCAGAGTGAACATCAGGGACAGCAGACCTTGCAGAATGGAGTGAACCATGATCTAGAAAGGGAAGGAAGTCCTAGACCTTCCTGTTCAAATATCGGTGACAACGAATATAGTCCACTTACCTACCCCAATATCTCTGAGGTACAGCAACAACAAGACCAGCTGCTTGAGCTCATGCAGGAGACCGCTCAGGAGAGAGACTCTTTAAAAGAacaggtccagaaacttacctcACAAGTGAAAGACCTGGAGAAAAAACTGAAGGAGATGGCACCGGTCAGCGTGAAGAAGGAGTGTTGTCACCAAGCCAGCCAGACAGAAGAAACAGGAGGGCAGAAGGACTACAAAAGTCTGTTCGAGAAGGCCAAACAGAAAGTCAGTGAACTGATTAAAGACAAGGAGGCTTTAATAGCAGCATCTGATACCAAGGCCAATCTGAGTGCTGacaaaaatgtggaaaatgatGATGAGATTGCGCTGCAAGTTGACGCTCTAGTCCGGAAACTGGATCAAAGAACGAAGGAGACAGAAGAGCTGCGCTCACGG CTGGACCTTGTGGAGGAGCACAAGGCAAACCTGGCAGCCCAGTGCGAAGAGCTCCAGTTAAGGTTAGAGCACCAaagggaaaaagcacagagtcTTCCAACAACCAGTGAATCTTCAATTCAGACACATCcagaggaggaaggaggggcAGCTGTTTCTGGCACACATTCAAACTCAGATGCATCCAGAAG TTTGGTAGAGCTTCGGCAGAACGTCGGGCGCCTTCTTCTCTCCCACGTGCCTGCGCTGGACCTGGCACAAGTGAATTTCGAGTGCAATGTAATTGATGAGATCCTAGACCAGTTTCTCTCTAATAATAATTCTGACAcaacaaatgaataa